One Xylanivirga thermophila DNA window includes the following coding sequences:
- the flgF gene encoding flagellar basal-body rod protein FlgF, translated as MVRGLYTAATGMIHQRNRLDTVASNIANVNTRGFKRDMVVERAFEDELLLRMDKDGIPNSRIIGTITHGVYADKVMTEFKQGNIQETGKSTDIALLGDGFFTVMTDQGELYTRDGSFTIDSYGRLVTAEGWQVLGQNGPVYVYNDQFTVDPYGNIMLGGNYIDTLRLVNFEDPEVLQKAGDNYFINTDQGGMIPFAGEVRQGFAEGSNVDVIREMVDMMTATRAYESNQKILKMIDGTLNKTVNEVGRV; from the coding sequence ATGGTCAGGGGACTTTATACAGCTGCTACTGGCATGATACACCAGCGGAATCGATTGGATACGGTGGCGAGTAATATTGCAAATGTTAATACTAGAGGGTTTAAAAGGGACATGGTAGTGGAGCGGGCATTTGAAGATGAGTTGCTTTTGCGCATGGACAAGGATGGTATACCTAATAGCCGGATAATAGGTACCATAACCCATGGAGTTTATGCAGATAAGGTAATGACTGAATTTAAACAAGGTAATATCCAGGAAACTGGCAAATCAACTGATATAGCCCTATTAGGTGATGGTTTTTTTACAGTCATGACCGATCAGGGAGAGCTCTATACTAGGGATGGCAGTTTTACCATAGATAGCTATGGTCGTTTGGTAACTGCTGAAGGCTGGCAGGTATTAGGACAAAATGGTCCTGTGTATGTCTATAATGACCAATTTACTGTAGATCCATATGGCAACATCATGCTAGGTGGTAATTATATAGATACATTAAGACTGGTTAACTTTGAGGATCCTGAAGTGCTCCAAAAGGCGGGAGATAATTATTTCATTAATACGGATCAGGGTGGTATGATTCCCTTTGCAGGCGAGGTAAGGCAAGGATTTGCAGAAGGTTCTAATGTGGATGTGATAAGGGAAATGGTAGATATGATGACGGCTACTAGGGCATATGAATCCAATCAGAAGATATTAAAGATGATAGATGGTACTCTAAATAAGACGGTAAATGAAGTAGGACGGGTATAG
- a CDS encoding flagellar hook-basal body protein — MIRALYTAASGMAAQQNNIDVISNNISNVETPGFKKSNTLFKDTLYDAMDINRPEPVNLQVGNGVKVGSLDKSFTQGNIHETNNPMDIAIQGAGFFKLQSGDGIIRYTRDGSFKIAPQFTPNGIVQRLVTAEGYYVVDRYTGQPLEFNLPYQANPNDVVISQEGFVFINDPNGNAIPIGGIDVVQFANPNALEDVGGNMYALPPQGTELTGEEMQSTSILKQGYLEGSNVQLFEEMTNLIAAQRAYQLNSRVLQSADEIERLANNVRD; from the coding sequence ATGATTAGAGCGCTTTATACAGCTGCTTCGGGTATGGCAGCTCAACAGAATAATATAGATGTTATTTCAAATAATATATCGAATGTGGAAACTCCAGGATTTAAAAAGAGCAACACCCTTTTTAAAGATACTTTATATGATGCGATGGATATAAATAGACCGGAGCCTGTAAATCTACAGGTAGGAAATGGGGTAAAGGTGGGCTCACTGGATAAATCTTTTACTCAAGGTAATATACATGAAACGAATAATCCAATGGATATAGCTATACAGGGGGCAGGTTTTTTTAAACTCCAATCGGGAGATGGCATAATAAGATATACTAGGGATGGAAGTTTCAAAATAGCGCCGCAATTTACTCCAAATGGCATAGTCCAAAGATTGGTTACGGCAGAGGGATATTATGTAGTTGATAGATATACAGGACAGCCTTTGGAGTTTAATCTCCCATATCAGGCTAATCCAAATGATGTTGTCATATCCCAGGAAGGATTCGTATTTATTAACGATCCAAATGGCAATGCAATCCCCATAGGTGGAATTGATGTGGTGCAGTTTGCAAATCCCAATGCACTTGAGGATGTAGGTGGGAATATGTATGCATTACCACCTCAAGGTACAGAACTTACTGGGGAGGAAATGCAGAGTACATCTATATTAAAGCAGGGTTATTTAGAAGGATCAAATGTACAGTTGTTTGAAGAGATGACCAATCTTATAGCGGCCCAGAGGGCATACCAATTAAACTCTAGGGTATTGCAATCAGCCGATGAGATAGAGAGACTTGCCAATAATGTTAGAGATTAA
- the pth gene encoding aminoacyl-tRNA hydrolase, translating to MYIIIGLGNPGMEYKDTRHNMGFMVLDRLAKRHSISIDKLRHKALIGQGVISGEKVVLAKPQTYMNISGQSVSLLKNWYKVDSEHIIVVYDDIDLDVGMIRIRPSGSAGTHNGMRSIIEDLGTDKFPRVRVGIGRPTAGRDLANFVLSKPDRDDLPILDEALDKAAEGIEIILYEGINQAMNKCNG from the coding sequence ATGTATATAATAATAGGACTTGGTAATCCAGGCATGGAATACAAGGATACTAGGCACAATATGGGATTTATGGTTTTGGATAGACTGGCCAAAAGGCATAGTATATCCATAGATAAGCTACGCCATAAGGCACTTATAGGGCAGGGTGTAATATCTGGCGAAAAGGTTGTCCTTGCAAAGCCACAGACATATATGAATATTAGCGGTCAGAGTGTTTCTTTGCTTAAAAATTGGTATAAGGTAGATAGCGAGCATATAATAGTGGTATATGATGATATAGATCTGGATGTTGGTATGATTAGAATAAGACCGTCTGGAAGTGCCGGTACCCATAACGGTATGCGTTCCATAATAGAGGACTTGGGAACGGATAAGTTTCCCCGTGTGCGGGTAGGTATAGGAAGGCCAACGGCCGGTAGAGATTTGGCGAATTTTGTACTATCAAAACCGGATCGGGATGACCTACCGATTTTGGATGAAGCGTTGGATAAGGCAGCAGAGGGTATAGAGATTATACTTTATGAAGGTATAAACCAGGCTATGAATAAATGCAATGGATGA
- the purR gene encoding pur operon repressor: MGKIKRNERIGAMIKILTDRPNYIYNLNFFSEMFCASKSTISEDVDIIRGIFERFQLGEIRTVTGAAGGIKYIAYPSMEQSMIFVKDLCERLSQPDRILPGGFIYMTDLIYMPEIAKTVGEILASQFVQDDPDFVITVETKGIPIAMMTAKALDCPVVIARRDNKVTEGSVVTINYVSASSNQIQTMSLPKRSVKKGQKGLIIDDFMKGGGTVKGIVDILKEFEVEVVGVGVVIATRQPEKKMIDKYKPLMILDEIDQINKKVVVTPAAWI, translated from the coding sequence ATGGGAAAAATTAAAAGAAATGAACGGATAGGGGCTATGATAAAGATTTTAACCGATAGGCCAAATTATATCTATAATCTAAACTTTTTTAGCGAAATGTTTTGTGCATCGAAATCTACAATAAGTGAGGATGTGGATATAATAAGAGGTATATTCGAACGTTTTCAGCTGGGCGAAATTCGTACTGTAACTGGAGCGGCGGGAGGTATAAAATACATAGCATATCCTAGCATGGAGCAATCCATGATATTTGTTAAAGATTTATGTGAACGTCTTTCACAGCCTGATAGGATTTTGCCTGGTGGATTTATATATATGACGGATCTTATATATATGCCGGAGATTGCAAAAACTGTAGGAGAGATATTAGCATCTCAATTTGTACAAGATGACCCTGATTTTGTCATTACAGTAGAGACGAAGGGTATACCTATCGCCATGATGACGGCAAAAGCCCTCGATTGCCCCGTAGTTATTGCCAGGAGGGATAATAAGGTTACAGAGGGATCGGTGGTTACCATAAATTATGTATCGGCTTCATCAAACCAAATACAGACCATGTCCCTTCCAAAGCGAAGTGTTAAAAAGGGTCAAAAGGGTCTTATAATAGATGATTTTATGAAAGGTGGAGGTACGGTAAAGGGTATTGTAGATATCTTAAAAGAGTTTGAAGTGGAAGTTGTGGGAGTTGGTGTGGTTATAGCTACTCGCCAACCTGAAAAGAAGATGATCGATAAATATAAGCCCCTTATGATATTGGATGAAATAGACCAAATTAACAAAAAAGTAGTGGTTACCCCGGCAGCATGGATATAA
- a CDS encoding ATP-binding protein: MKKVLGCLRKTVQDFNMIDEGDRIAVGISGGKDSLTLLKALRLYQYFSPVSYELEAVTLTMGFDDFDLTEVETFCNELDIRYTIKHTQIGRIVFDVRHEKNPCSLCAKMRRGALHNAALELGCNKVALGHHREDVIETLLLSLFYEGRFNTFAPVTYLSRKDLTVIRPLVYASEADIKRVAQKHNLPVVKSPCPANGITKRQDMKDMMRYLNQEIPNSSEQILSALLNSKNINLWEKA, from the coding sequence ATGAAAAAGGTATTAGGTTGTTTGAGAAAGACAGTACAAGACTTTAATATGATAGATGAAGGTGACCGAATTGCAGTAGGCATATCTGGAGGTAAAGACAGCCTTACCCTTCTTAAGGCTTTAAGATTATATCAGTATTTTTCCCCCGTATCATATGAGCTTGAAGCCGTAACCCTTACCATGGGTTTTGATGATTTTGATCTAACAGAGGTAGAAACCTTTTGCAATGAATTGGATATACGATATACAATAAAACATACTCAGATTGGTAGAATAGTATTTGATGTACGACATGAGAAAAACCCATGTTCGCTATGCGCCAAAATGCGACGTGGTGCACTTCATAATGCAGCATTGGAACTAGGATGCAATAAAGTAGCACTGGGTCATCATCGTGAAGATGTTATAGAAACACTTTTGTTGAGTCTTTTTTATGAAGGACGTTTTAATACCTTTGCCCCAGTAACATATTTGAGTAGAAAGGATCTAACAGTCATAAGGCCCCTTGTATATGCCTCAGAGGCTGATATAAAAAGGGTAGCACAAAAGCATAACCTACCTGTAGTAAAAAGCCCCTGTCCTGCCAATGGCATTACAAAAAGGCAGGATATGAAGGATATGATGCGTTACCTAAATCAAGAGATTCCAAACAGCAGTGAACAAATATTATCTGCCCTTTTGAATTCAAAAAATATCAATCTTTGGGAAAAGGCTTAA
- a CDS encoding ribose-phosphate diphosphokinase has product MITHGTSIKIFTANSNPKLAKSISDHLGVPLGNACVTTFSDGEISVNIHETVRGADVFVVQSTCSPVNNNLMELLIMIDAFKRASAARITAVIPYYGYARQDRKAKARDPITAKLVADLLTSAGADRVLTMDLHAAQIQGFFNIPVDHLRGVPILAQNFLENGFEGDDLVIVSPDLGSVTRARDFAHRLSAPLAIVDKRRPKANVAEVMNIIGEVKGKRAILIDDMIDTAGTITQGAKALIEMGAKEVYACCTHGVLSGPAIERIQDSPIKKLVITDTVPLPPEKQIDKIEVLSVAPIFAEGIDRIYEGLPVSTLFE; this is encoded by the coding sequence ATGATAACTCATGGAACAAGTATAAAGATATTTACAGCCAATTCTAATCCCAAGTTGGCTAAATCTATTTCCGATCATTTAGGGGTGCCATTGGGCAATGCATGCGTTACTACGTTTAGCGATGGTGAGATATCGGTAAACATACATGAGACGGTAAGGGGAGCAGATGTATTCGTAGTGCAGTCTACCTGCTCACCAGTAAATAACAATTTGATGGAGCTGCTTATAATGATAGACGCCTTTAAGAGGGCTTCAGCAGCACGTATTACAGCGGTTATACCCTATTATGGGTATGCAAGACAGGATCGTAAGGCAAAGGCAAGGGATCCGATTACAGCAAAGTTGGTGGCTGATCTATTAACAAGTGCAGGTGCTGACAGGGTACTTACAATGGATTTGCATGCTGCACAAATACAAGGATTTTTCAATATACCAGTGGATCATCTAAGGGGTGTACCTATACTTGCCCAAAATTTCCTTGAAAACGGATTTGAGGGTGATGATTTGGTTATAGTGTCACCTGATCTAGGGAGTGTTACTAGGGCAAGGGATTTTGCTCATAGACTAAGTGCACCTTTAGCGATTGTGGATAAGAGAAGGCCTAAGGCAAATGTAGCTGAAGTTATGAACATAATAGGTGAGGTAAAGGGTAAAAGGGCCATACTTATAGATGATATGATAGATACGGCAGGAACTATTACCCAAGGGGCAAAGGCACTAATAGAGATGGGGGCAAAGGAAGTGTATGCATGTTGTACCCATGGCGTCCTTTCGGGACCAGCTATTGAGCGTATACAGGATTCACCCATAAAGAAATTAGTTATAACCGATACCGTTCCTCTCCCGCCTGAAAAGCAGATAGACAAGATAGAGGTTCTATCTGTAGCTCCTATATTTGCAGAGGGCATAGATCGTATATACGAGGGTTTGCCGGTTAGCACCCTATTTGAATAA
- the fabZ gene encoding 3-hydroxyacyl-ACP dehydratase FabZ gives MENHMDIEGIIGCIPHRYPFLLVDKIIELEPGKRAVGIKNVTINEPFFQGHFPGHPVMPGVLIVEALAQVGATIVLSAEENKGKLAFFAGIDNFRFKRQVEPGDQLRLETTITRMRTSMGKGEAIAYVGDDVVAKGEIMFAIGEKA, from the coding sequence ATGGAAAATCATATGGACATAGAGGGTATTATAGGCTGTATACCACATAGATATCCATTTCTGTTAGTAGATAAAATAATAGAGTTGGAGCCAGGTAAACGGGCTGTAGGGATAAAGAATGTTACAATAAATGAACCCTTTTTTCAAGGCCATTTTCCAGGGCATCCAGTTATGCCGGGTGTACTTATAGTAGAGGCTTTGGCGCAGGTAGGGGCAACTATAGTATTAAGTGCTGAAGAAAACAAGGGTAAATTGGCCTTTTTTGCAGGGATCGATAACTTTAGATTTAAACGGCAGGTAGAACCAGGGGATCAATTGAGACTTGAGACAACTATTACTAGAATGAGGACAAGCATGGGAAAAGGTGAAGCCATAGCATATGTAGGCGACGATGTGGTGGCCAAAGGTGAGATAATGTTTGCAATAGGAGAAAAGGCTTAA
- the mfd gene encoding transcription-repair coupling factor: MEPVWLQPINRWREFNSLKFNIYKDKGMTAVYGLSESQKCHLSSGILYPLEKTCLYITYNDAQAQQMYEDFKFFYGDRVVILTSRDISFYNLEARSKESAAKRLLVFDKLISKQPVVIVASIEAALFYLVPPHIYAQSTISITVGDEYPLDEIIEKLVVIGYERVSTVEGKGQFSVRGGILDVYPLSQLDPVRLEFFDDEVDSIRKFDVMSQISIEKCSHISIPPACELILDPQVLVEGRERIYKKLIEYKAKRTKEEISLHLEEKIGFICEELEEQSKDDGLLPFFTFFYPQPSSIFDYLDDESIIVLDDPPRIKERYETWVGEFTEDFKKLLEEGEVLPDQAFAFLQYNEFIERCGDFRIIILQSLPRDNPDFKPNVTYQFMSRTIPAYHGKLGLLIEDVSYWKSKGYSIILLTGNTTRGKGLMSSLMDNDIPAFILDTYTKHVQPGQVALIPGTLSKGFEYIDAKFVIVSDKEIYGVQRKRQSMPKKSRRKLDPFTDLKVGDYVVHESHGIGKYLGIEKLVVDGQKRDYLLIQYAGTDRLYIPTDQMDMIQPYIGMGETRPKISKLGGVEWQKAKAKATQSAKKLAAELIKLYAARQTAKGFQFSADTDWQRQFEEMFLYEETEDQLRCIQDVKNDMESPRVMDRLVCGDVGYGKTEVAIRAAFKAVMDGKQVAILAPTTILAQQHYNTLVRRFEDFPFKVAALSRFRSKSEQREILRALKEGNVDVIVGTHRILGKDVKFKDLGLLIIDEEQRFGVSHKEAIKQLKKNIDVLTLTATPIPRTLHMALVGIRDISIIETPPEDRYPVNTYVVEYNRSIVRDAVLREINRGGQVYFIYNKVRTMDKMLLELKQLLPELEIGMAHGQMGENMLEKAMMDFYEGQYDVLVCSTIVENGLDIPNVNTIIVYDADYFGLSQLYQLRGRVGRSNRRAYAYFMYRRDKVLNEIAEKRLKAIKEFTEFGAGFRIAMRDLEIRGSGNILGREQHGHMAAVGYDLYCKLLEQAVSTASGEQQVKEVETSVDIKVDAYIDSSYIPQEGQKIELYKRIAAITNIEDKRDVEDELIDRFGDMPIATQNLIDIAYIKALAKSLGIGEVIQVNNEIKLKPADYDTQLDSEVLPPMSIRLKKTSSQGILKEVVDFLEQIKHLQKH; the protein is encoded by the coding sequence GTGGAACCTGTATGGTTACAACCGATAAACAGATGGAGAGAGTTTAACAGTTTAAAATTCAATATCTATAAAGACAAGGGTATGACTGCAGTATACGGTTTATCCGAATCACAAAAATGTCATCTGTCGAGCGGCATACTATATCCTCTTGAAAAGACGTGTCTGTATATCACATATAATGATGCTCAGGCACAGCAGATGTATGAAGATTTTAAATTCTTTTACGGGGATAGGGTTGTAATTTTAACTTCTAGGGATATTTCATTTTATAATCTGGAAGCCCGCAGCAAGGAGTCGGCTGCAAAGCGGCTGTTAGTATTTGACAAGTTAATATCAAAGCAACCTGTTGTAATAGTAGCATCTATAGAGGCGGCACTGTTTTATTTGGTGCCGCCCCATATCTATGCCCAAAGTACCATATCCATTACAGTAGGGGATGAGTACCCACTTGACGAAATAATAGAGAAACTGGTAGTGATAGGATATGAACGGGTATCTACAGTCGAGGGCAAGGGGCAGTTCAGTGTAAGGGGAGGCATTTTGGATGTATACCCCTTAAGCCAATTAGATCCAGTTAGGCTAGAGTTTTTTGATGATGAGGTAGATTCCATACGGAAATTTGACGTAATGTCTCAGATATCCATTGAGAAATGCAGCCATATATCCATACCGCCGGCATGTGAACTAATACTTGATCCCCAGGTATTGGTGGAAGGGCGGGAGAGAATATATAAAAAACTTATTGAGTACAAGGCCAAAAGGACAAAAGAGGAGATAAGTCTGCACCTGGAAGAAAAAATAGGATTTATATGTGAAGAGTTGGAGGAGCAATCAAAGGATGATGGGCTGTTGCCCTTTTTTACGTTCTTTTATCCACAACCATCTAGTATATTCGATTATTTGGATGATGAATCTATAATTGTTTTAGATGATCCGCCACGTATAAAAGAGAGGTATGAAACGTGGGTTGGAGAATTTACAGAGGATTTTAAAAAACTCCTAGAAGAGGGAGAGGTGCTGCCGGATCAAGCCTTTGCCTTTTTGCAATATAATGAGTTTATAGAACGATGTGGGGATTTCAGAATAATTATACTTCAATCCCTTCCCAGGGATAACCCTGATTTTAAGCCAAACGTTACATACCAATTTATGTCAAGGACCATACCTGCATATCATGGTAAATTAGGTCTACTTATAGAAGATGTTTCATATTGGAAAAGCAAGGGCTACAGCATAATATTATTGACAGGCAATACTACAAGGGGTAAGGGATTGATGTCTTCCCTTATGGATAATGATATACCCGCTTTCATACTCGATACATATACAAAGCATGTGCAGCCTGGGCAGGTTGCTTTGATACCAGGAACACTCTCAAAGGGTTTTGAATATATAGATGCTAAGTTTGTTATAGTAAGTGATAAAGAGATATATGGTGTACAGAGAAAAAGACAATCTATGCCCAAAAAGTCTAGGAGAAAGCTTGATCCGTTTACAGATCTAAAGGTAGGGGATTACGTAGTCCATGAAAGTCATGGTATAGGCAAGTATTTAGGCATAGAGAAATTAGTAGTGGATGGACAGAAAAGGGATTACCTGCTTATACAATATGCTGGTACGGACAGGCTTTACATACCTACCGATCAGATGGATATGATACAGCCTTATATTGGAATGGGAGAGACAAGGCCAAAGATATCTAAGCTGGGAGGTGTCGAATGGCAAAAGGCCAAGGCTAAAGCTACTCAATCGGCTAAAAAGTTGGCTGCTGAGCTTATAAAATTATATGCAGCCAGACAGACGGCAAAGGGCTTTCAATTTTCTGCCGATACGGATTGGCAAAGACAGTTTGAAGAGATGTTTCTATATGAAGAGACTGAGGATCAGCTAAGATGTATACAGGATGTAAAAAATGATATGGAATCACCTAGGGTTATGGATAGACTGGTATGTGGTGATGTTGGCTATGGAAAAACGGAGGTGGCCATTCGTGCAGCATTTAAGGCAGTAATGGATGGTAAGCAGGTAGCCATTCTTGCACCTACTACTATATTGGCACAGCAACATTACAATACCCTTGTACGCAGATTCGAGGACTTTCCATTTAAGGTAGCTGCACTCAGTCGGTTTCGTAGTAAGAGTGAGCAAAGGGAAATATTAAGGGCATTAAAAGAAGGAAATGTGGATGTTATAGTAGGCACCCATAGGATATTAGGTAAGGATGTAAAATTTAAAGATTTAGGGCTCCTTATTATAGATGAGGAACAGCGCTTTGGTGTATCACATAAAGAAGCTATAAAACAGCTGAAAAAAAATATTGATGTACTTACCCTTACAGCTACACCTATCCCTAGAACCTTACATATGGCATTGGTGGGCATAAGGGATATAAGTATAATAGAGACTCCACCAGAGGATAGATATCCTGTCAATACCTATGTGGTAGAGTATAATCGTTCCATTGTAAGGGATGCTGTATTGCGGGAGATAAATAGGGGAGGACAGGTTTATTTTATATACAATAAAGTGCGTACTATGGATAAGATGCTTTTAGAATTAAAGCAATTGCTCCCTGAATTGGAAATCGGCATGGCTCATGGTCAGATGGGTGAAAATATGTTGGAGAAGGCTATGATGGATTTTTATGAGGGACAATATGATGTTTTGGTGTGTTCTACCATTGTAGAGAATGGACTGGATATACCCAATGTAAATACGATTATAGTATATGATGCAGATTACTTTGGTCTGTCTCAGCTTTATCAGTTAAGGGGCAGGGTAGGACGCTCAAACAGACGGGCATATGCCTATTTTATGTATAGAAGAGATAAAGTATTAAACGAGATAGCTGAAAAGCGTCTTAAAGCCATAAAGGAGTTTACTGAATTTGGCGCAGGATTTAGGATAGCTATGAGGGATCTGGAGATACGTGGATCTGGTAATATTCTAGGGCGGGAGCAGCATGGTCATATGGCAGCAGTTGGATATGATCTATATTGCAAATTGCTTGAACAAGCTGTATCTACTGCAAGTGGAGAGCAACAGGTAAAGGAAGTTGAGACATCTGTAGATATAAAGGTGGATGCATATATAGATTCATCATATATACCTCAGGAAGGTCAAAAGATAGAGTTATATAAAAGAATAGCAGCAATAACTAACATAGAGGATAAGAGAGATGTGGAGGATGAACTTATAGATAGATTTGGAGATATGCCTATAGCTACTCAAAATCTTATAGATATAGCATATATAAAGGCCCTTGCGAAGTCTTTAGGCATAGGTGAAGTTATTCAGGTAAATAATGAGATAAAGTTAAAGCCTGCAGATTATGATACACAACTTGATTCGGAGGTATTGCCTCCCATGTCCATAAGACTCAAAAAAACATCTTCGCAGGGTATATTAAAAGAAGTTGTGGATTTTTTGGAACAAATAAAGCATTTACAAAAGCA
- the spoVG gene encoding septation regulator SpoVG, whose translation MNITDVRVRKINNEGKMKAVASVTFDDEFVVHDIKVIEGQNGMFIAMPSRKTPNGEYRDIAHPINSDTRSQLQQLILDKYESMDEEE comes from the coding sequence ATGAATATTACTGATGTAAGGGTTAGAAAGATTAATAATGAGGGGAAGATGAAGGCAGTAGCTTCAGTTACTTTTGATGATGAATTTGTAGTTCATGATATAAAAGTAATTGAAGGTCAAAATGGCATGTTTATCGCTATGCCTAGTCGTAAGACTCCAAATGGGGAGTATCGAGATATAGCACATCCTATTAACTCGGATACTCGTTCACAACTTCAACAACTTATTCTAGATAAGTACGAAAGCATGGATGAGGAGGAATAA
- the glmU gene encoding bifunctional UDP-N-acetylglucosamine diphosphorylase/glucosamine-1-phosphate N-acetyltransferase GlmU, whose amino-acid sequence MKKRVTTVIMAAGEGVRMKSKLPKMLHSVCGRPIIDYVVDAALDICDDAPILVVGHGAEAIKEHLGDKVRYTYQEEQLGTGHAVMMAQKYLEGMDGYVVVLAGDTPLITGKLLGDMVNHAVEHDYSCVALSAIVENPTGYGRIIRDVNGDFSCIVEHKDATSEQRQVKEINASMYCFKVQNLLESLKKLDNNNAQHEYYLTDVLKILTSENKRVGIYCADDASYIMGINTRVQLSQADKLMRLRINNCHMDNGVTIIDPENTYIGPNVHIGQDTIIYPGNVIEGDTYIGEECILYPNSRLLNARVDDKVIIQNSVVLNSQIGEETTIGPFAYIRPGSIIGGHVRIGDFVEVKNAAIGDGTKVSHLTYVGDANVGNGVNVGCGVVFVNYDGKEKHRTVVEDNAFIGCNTNLVAPVKVEQNSYIAAGSTITKTVPKGALAIARARQENKEGWVEGRNNR is encoded by the coding sequence ATGAAAAAAAGAGTAACTACTGTAATAATGGCTGCTGGTGAAGGAGTCAGGATGAAATCAAAACTGCCAAAGATGCTTCACAGTGTATGTGGTCGTCCAATAATAGATTATGTTGTGGATGCTGCCCTTGATATATGTGATGATGCTCCTATATTGGTGGTTGGGCATGGTGCCGAGGCCATAAAAGAGCATTTAGGGGACAAGGTAAGGTATACATATCAGGAAGAACAGCTGGGGACTGGGCATGCAGTGATGATGGCCCAGAAATATCTTGAAGGTATGGATGGATATGTGGTAGTATTAGCAGGTGATACCCCGCTGATTACAGGTAAGCTTTTAGGCGATATGGTTAATCATGCTGTGGAGCACGATTATTCATGTGTAGCCCTTTCTGCCATTGTAGAAAACCCTACTGGTTATGGCAGAATAATTCGAGATGTGAATGGGGATTTTAGCTGCATAGTGGAGCATAAGGATGCTACATCTGAGCAAAGGCAGGTAAAGGAGATAAATGCTTCGATGTATTGCTTTAAGGTGCAGAATTTGCTTGAAAGTTTAAAAAAGCTGGATAATAATAATGCCCAGCATGAATATTATTTGACGGATGTATTAAAGATATTAACATCTGAAAATAAAAGGGTAGGCATATACTGTGCAGATGATGCCAGCTATATAATGGGTATAAACACTAGGGTACAGCTGTCCCAGGCTGACAAGCTAATGCGATTACGTATTAACAATTGCCATATGGATAATGGAGTCACAATAATAGATCCTGAAAATACCTATATAGGCCCTAATGTACATATTGGGCAGGATACTATAATATATCCGGGGAATGTTATAGAAGGAGATACATATATAGGAGAAGAATGTATTCTTTACCCTAATAGCCGGTTGCTAAATGCAAGGGTAGATGATAAGGTTATTATACAAAATTCTGTTGTGTTAAACAGCCAAATAGGAGAAGAAACTACAATTGGGCCTTTTGCATACATTCGTCCGGGTAGTATAATAGGAGGACATGTGCGCATTGGGGATTTTGTGGAGGTAAAGAATGCTGCTATAGGAGATGGTACCAAGGTGTCACATCTTACATATGTAGGCGATGCCAATGTGGGAAATGGTGTAAATGTAGGATGCGGGGTGGTATTTGTAAATTATGATGGTAAGGAAAAACATAGAACAGTAGTAGAAGATAATGCTTTTATAGGCTGTAATACCAATTTAGTTGCACCTGTAAAAGTAGAGCAGAATTCATATATAGCTGCCGGATCTACTATTACTAAAACAGTACCAAAGGGTGCTTTGGCTATAGCTAGAGCACGTCAAGAAAATAAAGAAGGTTGGGTAGAAGGGAGAAATAACAGATGA